Proteins encoded by one window of Terriglobales bacterium:
- a CDS encoding ABC transporter ATP-binding protein produces MAAVRDVSFEVRRGQIFGFIGPNGAGKTTLFNMIAGTYKPTTGQVLCRGKDVTGLRPFHLVQEGIARTHQIVRPFRNMTVLQNVQVGASFGRQSPGHKLPPEVAMDVLRSVGLHDQAATPAYTLSVGNQKKLEVARALATRPEILLCDEICGGLTHAETASMLDLLRQIRADGTTIMYVEHDVKAITSVCDRILVLNYGEKLAEGTAEQIQLDPAVIEAYLGSAPKGWDNA; encoded by the coding sequence TTGGCAGCGGTCCGGGACGTTAGTTTTGAAGTCCGCCGCGGACAGATCTTCGGCTTCATCGGCCCCAACGGCGCCGGCAAAACCACGCTGTTCAACATGATTGCCGGCACCTACAAGCCGACCACCGGCCAGGTGCTATGCCGCGGCAAGGACGTGACCGGGCTGCGCCCGTTCCATCTGGTGCAGGAAGGCATTGCGCGCACCCACCAGATCGTGCGCCCGTTCCGCAACATGACCGTGCTGCAAAACGTGCAGGTCGGCGCATCTTTCGGCCGTCAATCCCCCGGCCACAAACTTCCGCCCGAAGTCGCCATGGACGTGCTGCGCTCGGTCGGCCTGCATGATCAGGCCGCGACTCCGGCTTATACGCTGTCGGTCGGCAATCAGAAAAAGCTGGAAGTGGCGCGCGCCTTGGCCACCAGGCCCGAAATCCTTCTCTGCGACGAAATCTGCGGCGGCCTCACCCACGCAGAGACTGCGTCCATGCTCGACCTGCTCCGCCAGATTCGCGCCGACGGAACCACCATCATGTATGTGGAGCACGACGTCAAAGCGATTACCAGTGTGTGCGACCGCATTCTCGTGCTCAACTACGGCGAGAAACTGGCCGAAGGAACGGCCGAGCAGATCCAATTGGATCCCGCAGTGATCGAAGCCTATCTCGGCTCTGCCCCGAAAGGCTGGGACAATGCCTGA